Part of the Streptomyces sp. HSG2 genome, TGATCAGGCTCCTGCCGGAACGGGGGCTTCGACGGTGGTCAGGTCGGCCGGGGAGGCCAGTCGGCCCAGGACGGCCGTGGCGGCGGCCACCTGGGGCGAGACCAGGTGCGTACGCCCCCCCTTGCCCTGCCGACCTTCGAAGTTGCGGTTGGAGGTGGAGGCCGAGCGCTCTCCCGGGGCCAACTGGTCCGGGTTCATCCCCAGGCACATGGAGCAGCCGGCGTGCCGCCATTCGGCTCCGGCCTCCTTGAACACCCGGTCCAAACCTTCCGAGACCGCCTGGAGGCCGACCCTCGCGGAGCCGGGCACCACCAGCATCCGCACGCCGTCCGCGACTTCGCGTCCCCGCAGCACCTCCGCGGCGGCGCGCAGGTCCTCGATCCGGCCGTTGGTGCAGGAGCCCACGAAGACCGTGTCGACCTCGATGGCGCGCAGCGGCTGTCCCGCCGAGAGCCCCATGTACTCCAAGGCCTTCTCGGCGGCCAGCCTCTCCGAAGCGTCCTCGTACGAAGCCGGGTCGGGGACCTCGGCGGAAAGCGGCGCACCCTGACCGGGGTTGGTCCCCCAGGTGACGAAGGGCGCCAGTTCCGAGGCGTCGATGACGACCTCGGCGTCGAACTCGGCGTCGTCGTCGGTCCGCAACGTCTTCCAGTGGGCGACCGCCGCGTCCCACTCCTCGCCCCGCGGGGCGTGCGGGCGGTCCTTCAGGTAGGCGAAGGTCGTCTCGTCCGGAGCGATCATGCCCGCCCGTGCCCCGGCCTCGA contains:
- the leuC gene encoding 3-isopropylmalate dehydratase large subunit, with protein sequence MGRTLAEKVWDDHVVRRVEGEPDLLYIDLHLLHEVTSPQAFDGLRKSGRTVRRTDLTLATEDHNTPTLDIDKPIADPVSRAQLETLRRNCAEFGVRLHPLGDVEQGVVHVVGPQLGLTQPGTTVVCGDSHTSTHGAFGALAFGIGTSQVEHVLATQTLPMTRPRTMAVTLVGQPPEGVTAKDVILAIIARIGTGGGQGYVLEYRGEAIERLSMEARMTICNMSIEAGARAGMIAPDETTFAYLKDRPHAPRGEEWDAAVAHWKTLRTDDDAEFDAEVVIDASELAPFVTWGTNPGQGAPLSAEVPDPASYEDASERLAAEKALEYMGLSAGQPLRAIEVDTVFVGSCTNGRIEDLRAAAEVLRGREVADGVRMLVVPGSARVGLQAVSEGLDRVFKEAGAEWRHAGCSMCLGMNPDQLAPGERSASTSNRNFEGRQGKGGRTHLVSPQVAAATAVLGRLASPADLTTVEAPVPAGA